In Bacteroidia bacterium, a genomic segment contains:
- the galU gene encoding UTP--glucose-1-phosphate uridylyltransferase GalU: protein MVKKAVIPAAGFGTRLLPLTKSQPKEMIPIVDTPTIQYVVEEAVESGITDILMVIGKGKRAIEEHFDRSFELELALEEKGKMEELESIRNITRLADIHFVWQKELNGLGDAISYARHHVGNEPFAVLLGDTIMESYSGIPVTRQLIDVFSSYQAPVVALESVDPSLVSRYGVMGGKEVDNHIYKVNQFIEKPKPENAPSNLVIAGRYVFTADIFNYLKVVPRGVNNEIQLTDAMSLMLKERAMYALHFDGCRHDIGNKLDFIKTNLLFGLKREDMSEELTSWIKELAQSL from the coding sequence ATGGTTAAAAAAGCTGTTATTCCCGCCGCTGGCTTCGGCACCCGCTTGCTCCCGCTCACCAAATCACAACCTAAAGAGATGATCCCGATTGTGGATACGCCAACCATACAATACGTAGTGGAAGAAGCCGTCGAATCAGGAATAACGGATATTCTGATGGTCATCGGAAAAGGAAAACGTGCGATTGAAGAACATTTTGACCGTTCTTTTGAACTTGAGCTTGCACTCGAGGAAAAAGGAAAAATGGAAGAACTTGAGTCTATCCGGAATATTACCCGGCTGGCAGATATCCATTTTGTATGGCAAAAAGAACTCAACGGACTTGGCGATGCCATCAGCTATGCCCGACACCATGTAGGCAATGAACCCTTCGCGGTACTCCTTGGAGATACAATTATGGAGTCCTACTCCGGAATCCCTGTAACCAGGCAGCTGATTGATGTCTTTTCCAGCTACCAGGCGCCCGTTGTAGCACTCGAATCTGTAGATCCTTCTCTTGTGTCCAGATATGGCGTCATGGGCGGTAAAGAAGTAGACAATCATATCTACAAAGTCAATCAGTTTATTGAAAAACCAAAACCCGAAAATGCCCCCTCCAATCTGGTAATCGCAGGAAGATATGTGTTTACGGCTGATATTTTCAACTACCTGAAAGTTGTGCCAAGAGGTGTCAATAATGAAATACAACTTACTGATGCAATGAGCCTTATGCTGAAAGAGCGTGCCATGTATGCTTTACACTTCGATGGTTGCAGACACGATATCGGCAACAAGTTGGATTTCATCAAAACCAACCTGCTTTTTGGCCTTAAAAGAGAGGACATGTCTGAAGAATTAACCTCCTGGATCAAAGAACTTGCGCAGTCTTTGTGA
- a CDS encoding phosphate ABC transporter substrate-binding/OmpA family protein — protein MATTFKLTNFSKFLIFLFVVAGIVFGLSKMKKSGFFDNLIPKDKAEGTHHAKDADVINIGVVTWGGYAGGQYFNEGFEASEASRFYKDYGLLVNFKVLDDYDASREAFKADEVNLLWATIDAFPTEVEGLKDYDPQVVFQADWSRGGDAIVVRRGINNVSDLKGKKIAVAPMSPSHTFLIWLLEAGDLKTSDVEIVQVPSAIDAADAFKSGTVDAAVVWSPDDQDCVEKVPGAKILENTKNASHIIADVFYAKKSWLDANRDKVAKLYEGWMIGAGEINSSEEAKQKAAKILSEGLKQPEDFCYNAINNVRLATHGDNLDFFGLNPEYNGVTGEALYNKMKTTYAELGFAPERVPSWRLVAYQDPVASNRNLNTPEQAAEGQKSFAAPSTEDVKREAISTKRVSISFRTGEFILDENAKYIIDKEFVDIARAFSNSRIRIEGNSDNVGSPQMNTELSRKRAQSVADYLQKEHNMPANRFIVIGNGPNKPVADNSTEAGRSQNRRTDFELVAN, from the coding sequence ATGGCAACAACGTTTAAACTCACTAATTTTTCAAAATTCCTGATTTTTCTTTTTGTCGTTGCAGGAATTGTTTTTGGACTTTCCAAAATGAAAAAGTCGGGTTTTTTTGACAATCTCATTCCCAAAGACAAAGCAGAAGGCACCCATCATGCAAAAGATGCAGATGTCATTAATATTGGAGTAGTAACCTGGGGAGGATATGCAGGCGGGCAATACTTCAACGAAGGATTTGAAGCCAGTGAAGCTTCGCGGTTTTATAAAGATTACGGTTTACTGGTCAACTTTAAAGTACTGGATGATTACGACGCTTCAAGGGAAGCATTTAAGGCGGATGAGGTAAACCTTCTTTGGGCCACTATTGATGCGTTTCCGACTGAAGTTGAAGGGCTTAAAGACTATGACCCGCAGGTAGTATTTCAGGCAGACTGGTCCAGAGGAGGAGACGCGATCGTCGTTCGGCGAGGGATCAACAATGTCAGTGACCTGAAAGGCAAAAAAATTGCCGTTGCCCCCATGAGCCCTTCCCATACCTTCCTCATCTGGCTGCTCGAAGCCGGAGACCTCAAAACTTCGGACGTGGAAATCGTACAGGTTCCTTCTGCGATTGATGCAGCAGATGCCTTTAAGTCCGGCACCGTTGATGCGGCAGTCGTATGGAGCCCTGATGATCAGGACTGTGTGGAAAAAGTGCCGGGAGCAAAAATTCTTGAAAATACCAAAAATGCTTCTCACATCATTGCAGACGTATTTTATGCAAAAAAATCATGGCTGGATGCCAACCGTGATAAAGTAGCCAAACTCTATGAAGGCTGGATGATCGGTGCCGGAGAAATCAATAGCTCAGAGGAAGCCAAACAAAAAGCCGCAAAAATCCTGTCAGAAGGACTCAAGCAGCCCGAAGATTTTTGCTACAATGCCATCAATAATGTGCGGCTGGCTACCCACGGTGATAACCTCGACTTTTTTGGTCTCAATCCTGAATACAATGGCGTAACCGGCGAAGCGCTATACAATAAGATGAAAACCACCTATGCAGAACTGGGGTTTGCGCCTGAAAGAGTGCCGAGCTGGCGCCTCGTCGCCTATCAGGATCCTGTAGCCAGCAACCGCAACCTCAATACGCCGGAGCAGGCAGCAGAAGGACAAAAATCATTTGCAGCGCCTTCTACAGAAGATGTAAAACGCGAAGCGATTTCTACGAAAAGGGTAAGTATCAGTTTCCGCACCGGAGAGTTTATCCTCGACGAAAATGCCAAATATATCATTGACAAAGAATTTGTGGATATCGCCAGGGCATTCTCCAACTCCCGTATCCGTATTGAAGGAAATAGCGACAATGTAGGTTCGCCTCAGATGAATACCGAACTCTCCCGCAAGCGTGCGCAGTCTGTCGCTGATTATCTGCAAAAAGAACACAACATGCCTGCCAACCGGTTTATCGTTATCGGAAATGGCCCTAACAAGCCCGTAGCGGACAACAGTACCGAGGCAGGACGTTCGCAAAACCGCAGGACAGATTTCGAACTTGTCGCCAATTAA
- a CDS encoding tetratricopeptide repeat protein, with translation MLYFVRIFCIISLTYLFSVSLFAQGDTKITAGIVSYESQDYEKAASLLEEGLGVPEVLKPDNLAAGHYYLGMTYVRLYQASVLENNPAILKNYPEPSLMAYHNFRRSLETDASGRWKEKTLAQMNELEPMLTQTGLTYMSMGTGSSLSGREKSVVLTLAFDYFEALTELVPHGYINYDLLGQVRLAQKDSLGALRDFLTAIDLYKRFPPEMPDLLVGYIYYRASILHRYLKNDKKKALAELQAGLAVLDQEYEKLQKWSGGMENLRVQRMDRQYKDAINNLRSMELDLYLNSPDLYPEAQAKFEKAIADDPQNYMLRVAYASLLESVDIDKAISQYQQAIALDDKQETALFNLGALLVNKGMVLQRQSNETADAKLAVELAGKGNAYFQQALSWLEKAYLVKPEELNTVRAILQISLQLNEMATYKKYKTIEAKLTGQ, from the coding sequence ATGCTGTACTTCGTTCGGATTTTCTGTATTATTTCGCTTACCTATCTGTTCTCTGTTTCTCTGTTTGCTCAGGGGGATACAAAAATAACAGCCGGTATTGTCAGCTATGAATCTCAGGATTATGAGAAAGCTGCTTCTCTGCTGGAAGAGGGGCTGGGGGTACCGGAAGTATTAAAACCGGATAATCTTGCTGCCGGACATTATTATCTGGGCATGACCTATGTGCGGTTATATCAGGCTTCTGTTTTAGAGAATAATCCGGCTATTCTCAAAAATTATCCGGAACCTTCCCTCATGGCGTATCACAATTTTCGCCGGTCTCTGGAAACGGATGCCTCCGGGCGTTGGAAAGAAAAAACACTCGCTCAGATGAATGAGCTTGAGCCCATGCTTACCCAAACGGGGCTTACTTACATGAGTATGGGTACAGGGTCTTCTCTCTCCGGACGTGAAAAATCGGTGGTATTGACCCTTGCCTTCGACTATTTTGAAGCATTAACGGAGCTTGTTCCCCACGGATATATCAATTACGACCTGTTGGGACAGGTGCGGCTTGCTCAGAAAGATTCGCTGGGTGCGCTGCGCGACTTCCTGACAGCGATTGATCTCTACAAAAGATTCCCCCCCGAAATGCCGGATTTGCTTGTGGGATATATTTATTATCGCGCCTCAATCCTCCACCGATATCTGAAAAATGATAAGAAAAAGGCATTGGCTGAATTGCAGGCCGGACTGGCCGTGCTCGACCAGGAATACGAAAAACTTCAGAAGTGGAGTGGGGGAATGGAAAACCTCCGCGTACAACGAATGGACCGGCAATATAAGGATGCCATCAACAACCTGCGGTCGATGGAGCTGGATTTATATCTCAATTCCCCGGATTTATATCCCGAGGCGCAGGCTAAGTTTGAAAAAGCAATCGCAGACGACCCCCAAAATTATATGCTCCGTGTAGCTTATGCTTCGCTACTCGAATCGGTCGATATAGATAAAGCCATCTCGCAATACCAGCAGGCAATCGCTTTGGATGATAAGCAGGAAACGGCATTGTTTAATCTTGGTGCTTTATTGGTCAATAAGGGCATGGTTTTACAACGCCAGTCCAATGAAACTGCTGACGCAAAACTGGCAGTCGAATTAGCCGGAAAAGGAAATGCGTATTTTCAACAGGCACTTTCCTGGTTGGAAAAAGCATACCTTGTAAAACCCGAAGAACTCAATACCGTCCGCGCCATTCTGCAAATATCTCTGCAGCTTAATGAAATGGCAACCTATAAAAAATACAAAACAATAGAGGCAAAACTTACGGGACAATAG
- a CDS encoding HAD family hydrolase: MNHLKVIAFDADDTLWINEPHFQEAEKQFCDMLEDYLPHHTVSRELLKTEIGNISYYGYGVKSFLLSMIETAIRITDGTLGIHAIEKIIQNGKALLDKEVENIEGVEEVLQQLQGKYRLVMATKGDLLDQERKLIKSGLGKYFHHIEIVSEKKESEYQKLIRHLDIAPSEFLMIGNSLKSDILPVLNIGGYGFHVPFHTTWELEKVEKNIEHPNFRELANIRETLQYIAL, encoded by the coding sequence ATGAACCATCTCAAAGTAATTGCATTTGATGCGGACGACACCTTGTGGATCAATGAACCACACTTCCAGGAGGCAGAAAAACAATTCTGCGATATGCTTGAGGACTATCTTCCCCACCATACCGTCTCGCGCGAATTGCTAAAAACAGAAATCGGGAACATCAGCTACTATGGCTATGGGGTGAAAAGTTTTTTACTCTCGATGATCGAAACCGCCATTCGTATCACCGACGGAACCCTTGGCATTCACGCGATAGAAAAAATCATTCAAAACGGAAAAGCACTTCTCGACAAAGAAGTCGAAAATATCGAGGGCGTAGAAGAAGTACTCCAACAACTTCAGGGTAAATATCGCCTCGTCATGGCAACAAAAGGCGACCTGCTCGACCAGGAAAGAAAACTCATCAAATCAGGACTGGGCAAATATTTCCATCACATCGAAATCGTCTCTGAAAAAAAGGAATCTGAATACCAAAAACTCATCCGCCACCTCGATATTGCCCCCTCCGAATTTCTTATGATCGGCAATTCATTGAAGTCCGATATACTTCCTGTCCTGAATATTGGGGGCTACGGCTTCCACGTGCCTTTTCATACAACCTGGGAACTGGAAAAAGTAGAGAAAAACATCGAACATCCCAACTTCCGGGAACTGGCCAATATCAGGGAAACGCTTCAATATATCGCGTTATGA
- a CDS encoding N-acetylmuramoyl-L-alanine amidase → MDKIMTGLHFLQKLFRLSVSFSAVAFYCCFPRVLSQSLDSSSEHSSYQIDFTQTQLSQHQLNVVSTSQGLMPLRQGEESYYVSITETIPILNAKPFLTLTPVAAIVNYDPALVDIAVRFSTDQISWGSWETVEKSQDLDPGDPRFIGNMVFVDSSYNYFQYRIIFNTTQASLPFARVSNIRFDFFSPGSLLSVNPEGLTGLSLSGMNNNCLCPLPVYASRSDWNCPDGASPSCSVVETTTVSHLIVHHSAGINTSDNWGAVVLAIWNLHVNTNGWCDIGYNWLIDPNGMIYEGRGGGNNVKGAHFCGYNSGTMGVCMLGNFENAEPTAAALTSLTQLLAWKSCDANIGPNTSSYHLSSGKTLMTISGHQDGCSTLCPGNNLYNKLPLLRNNVNLTMEACEANTSLAGLNESDFLIYPNPSYGSFSINWGMPLRTPAKIEIFDLLGEKVFMKEIPVITSGDQTDIHVSNLPAGIYSLRFDAGEKAVSRKIQIFR, encoded by the coding sequence ATGGATAAGATCATGACTGGTCTGCATTTCCTGCAAAAATTGTTTCGGCTGTCTGTTTCTTTTTCGGCAGTTGCTTTTTATTGCTGTTTTCCCCGGGTGTTGAGCCAGTCCCTGGACTCCTCTTCGGAACATTCTTCCTATCAGATTGATTTTACGCAAACGCAACTGTCTCAACATCAGTTGAATGTGGTAAGCACTTCACAAGGGTTAATGCCTTTGCGACAAGGAGAAGAGTCGTATTATGTGTCAATTACAGAGACGATTCCTATTCTCAACGCAAAACCCTTCCTTACCCTCACCCCTGTAGCGGCAATTGTCAATTATGACCCTGCACTGGTGGATATTGCTGTGCGTTTTTCTACTGATCAGATCAGTTGGGGTTCCTGGGAAACCGTAGAAAAAAGTCAGGATCTTGACCCTGGCGATCCTCGTTTTATCGGAAACATGGTGTTTGTAGATTCTTCCTACAATTATTTTCAGTACAGAATCATATTTAACACTACCCAGGCTTCCTTGCCATTTGCCAGAGTGAGCAATATTCGGTTTGATTTTTTCAGCCCGGGCTCACTCCTGTCCGTGAATCCTGAGGGCCTTACTGGTCTCTCCCTTTCCGGAATGAACAACAATTGCCTGTGTCCGCTTCCCGTATATGCTTCACGATCTGATTGGAATTGTCCCGATGGTGCATCTCCATCTTGCAGTGTTGTCGAGACGACAACAGTATCCCATCTGATTGTTCATCATTCTGCCGGTATTAATACCAGCGACAACTGGGGAGCGGTCGTACTCGCTATCTGGAACCTCCATGTCAATACCAATGGATGGTGTGATATCGGCTACAATTGGCTCATTGATCCCAATGGGATGATTTACGAAGGCCGTGGCGGGGGGAATAATGTCAAAGGTGCACATTTTTGTGGCTACAACTCCGGCACTATGGGGGTATGTATGTTGGGTAATTTTGAAAATGCCGAACCTACAGCAGCCGCTCTGACCAGTCTTACCCAGTTGCTGGCGTGGAAAAGTTGTGATGCCAATATCGGCCCCAATACATCGTCGTATCACCTCTCCTCAGGGAAGACCCTTATGACCATTTCTGGGCACCAGGATGGTTGCTCTACCTTATGCCCGGGAAATAATCTTTACAACAAACTTCCTTTGCTTCGCAATAATGTTAACCTCACGATGGAAGCCTGCGAAGCGAATACTTCGTTGGCCGGACTGAATGAAAGCGATTTTTTGATTTACCCCAATCCCAGCTATGGATCTTTTTCCATTAACTGGGGCATGCCACTGCGCACCCCTGCAAAGATCGAAATATTTGATCTGCTTGGCGAAAAGGTATTTATGAAGGAAATTCCTGTTATCACCTCAGGCGACCAGACTGATATCCATGTTTCCAATCTTCCCGCAGGTATATACAGCCTTCGTTTTGATGCAGGTGAGAAGGCGGTAAGCCGGAAAATTCAGATATTTCGGTAA
- a CDS encoding ABC transporter permease subunit translates to MFRSLFELGGELGKREKWILVFAGGIILILFWALLAEVFVQKKLVPLENAPVTDKTYLQNDSLLRDDYDKLLAKTSDELAALGLTTEKVYPVLPTPLKVLQSFKELHFEDMLIWNSLKSIWLNLLGYFFAIIISIPLGFMLGLIPFFRGLFGRMFDALRFIPLTAVTGIFVMWLGLESEMKVAFLAFGIVVYLVPVVVQRIDEVDEVYVKTVFTLGAGNWEKIRTVYFPSVVSRLSDDIRVLTAISWTYITIAEMLNRSGGIGELIWIARRQSRIDKAFAVLIVIVLIGIVQDRLFLFLDRLIFPYKYVQDKEN, encoded by the coding sequence ATGTTCCGATCCTTATTTGAACTGGGCGGTGAGCTCGGGAAAAGAGAAAAATGGATACTGGTTTTTGCCGGGGGAATTATCCTGATCCTCTTCTGGGCTTTGCTTGCCGAAGTATTTGTACAAAAAAAACTGGTCCCGCTTGAAAATGCACCAGTCACAGATAAAACCTATCTTCAAAATGATTCTCTTCTCCGGGATGACTATGACAAACTCCTTGCAAAAACCAGTGATGAACTGGCTGCTTTGGGTCTGACAACCGAGAAGGTGTACCCTGTTTTGCCTACACCACTCAAGGTATTGCAGTCGTTTAAGGAGCTTCATTTTGAGGACATGCTGATTTGGAACAGCCTGAAATCCATTTGGCTCAACCTGTTAGGCTATTTCTTTGCCATTATTATCTCTATCCCGCTTGGATTTATGCTGGGATTGATTCCATTTTTCAGAGGACTTTTTGGGCGAATGTTTGATGCGTTGCGATTTATTCCCCTCACAGCAGTTACCGGTATATTTGTGATGTGGCTGGGTTTAGAAAGTGAAATGAAAGTGGCATTCCTCGCTTTTGGTATCGTTGTTTACCTGGTACCTGTGGTTGTCCAGCGTATTGATGAGGTAGATGAAGTATATGTTAAAACTGTCTTTACCCTTGGTGCAGGCAACTGGGAAAAAATCCGGACTGTTTATTTCCCTTCCGTAGTTTCGCGCCTCTCCGACGACATACGTGTGCTTACCGCCATTTCCTGGACTTATATCACCATCGCCGAAATGCTCAACCGGAGTGGAGGCATCGGCGAACTCATCTGGATCGCCCGGAGGCAAAGCCGGATTGACAAAGCTTTTGCCGTGCTGATTGTCATTGTCCTGATCGGAATTGTGCAGGATCGCCTGTTTTTATTCCTCGACCGGCTGATTTTCCCTTACAAATATGTACAGGACAAAGAAAACTAA
- a CDS encoding chloramphenicol acetyltransferase: MIQKLDISSWARKEHFQFFRKFEEPFFGICAEVDCTQTYQHAKENNLSFFLSYLHKSIVAANQTEPFRYRIVGEEVIIHDTIAASSTINRDNGTFGFSYIPYAEDFATFVTGAQQEIERVRNSDGLKPANSSENVIHYSSLPWIKFTAISHARKFSFPDCIPKISFGKITRETGKITMPVSIHVHHALMDGFHVGEHLHRFQELLNQP, translated from the coding sequence ATGATTCAAAAACTGGACATATCTTCATGGGCCAGAAAAGAACATTTTCAGTTCTTTAGAAAATTTGAAGAACCTTTCTTCGGTATATGTGCAGAAGTAGATTGTACGCAGACTTATCAGCATGCCAAAGAAAATAACCTTTCGTTTTTTCTTTCTTATCTCCACAAATCCATCGTAGCAGCAAACCAAACCGAGCCTTTTCGCTACCGGATTGTGGGAGAAGAAGTGATCATTCACGATACAATCGCAGCTTCCTCTACCATTAACCGTGACAATGGCACTTTTGGTTTCAGCTATATTCCCTATGCAGAAGATTTTGCAACATTTGTAACAGGTGCACAACAAGAAATAGAACGTGTAAGAAACAGTGACGGCCTGAAGCCAGCCAATTCTTCCGAAAATGTGATTCACTATTCCTCACTTCCATGGATAAAGTTTACCGCGATTTCACATGCCAGAAAATTTTCTTTTCCGGATTGTATCCCTAAAATTTCATTCGGAAAAATCACACGCGAAACAGGAAAAATCACCATGCCTGTATCAATTCATGTACACCACGCTTTAATGGACGGATTCCACGTTGGAGAACACCTTCACCGCTTCCAGGAATTGCTAAACCAACCATAA
- a CDS encoding GHMP kinase produces the protein MIITTYSFPRAALIGNPSDGYYGKTIAFVFRNFHAKVLLYETPELEIIPQERDRSTFLSVEGLCRDVEMYGYYGGIRLLKAAIKKFYEHCQDNGIKLSNKNFTIRYSTTIPNRLGLAGSSAIITACIKALMRFYEVEIPIPIQANLVLSVETEELGIGAGLQDRVAQAFETPVYMDFDKTVMELQGYGNYQTIEPRVLPPLYIAYRTDLSEGSEVVHNNLRERYDLGDEKIHQAIKGFADLTTQAKACLESGDSARLGELLNANFDLRCSIMEVSSANKRMVELARSVGASAKFTGSGGAIIGTYKDEKMYKKLADVFESEQIAVLKPEIISYKTQKK, from the coding sequence TTGATCATCACTACCTATTCATTCCCCCGCGCCGCTTTGATCGGCAACCCTTCCGACGGATATTATGGAAAGACGATTGCTTTCGTCTTTAGAAACTTTCACGCGAAGGTACTTTTATACGAAACGCCCGAGTTGGAAATTATTCCACAGGAACGCGACCGAAGCACTTTTTTGAGTGTGGAAGGTCTGTGCCGGGATGTCGAAATGTATGGATACTATGGCGGTATCCGGCTGCTAAAAGCGGCAATCAAAAAGTTTTATGAACATTGCCAGGACAATGGGATTAAACTGTCGAATAAAAACTTCACGATTCGCTATTCGACCACCATTCCCAACCGCCTTGGCCTCGCAGGTTCCAGCGCTATCATTACAGCCTGTATAAAGGCACTGATGCGCTTTTATGAGGTGGAGATTCCTATTCCTATTCAGGCCAATCTTGTACTCTCTGTCGAAACAGAAGAACTCGGGATCGGAGCCGGCCTGCAGGACCGGGTTGCCCAGGCCTTCGAAACGCCAGTGTATATGGATTTCGACAAAACGGTGATGGAACTTCAGGGGTACGGCAATTATCAAACGATTGAACCCCGCGTACTTCCGCCCTTGTATATTGCCTATCGCACCGACCTGTCGGAAGGCTCAGAAGTCGTGCACAACAACCTGCGTGAACGCTACGATTTGGGCGATGAAAAAATTCACCAGGCGATTAAAGGATTTGCGGATCTTACCACTCAGGCAAAAGCCTGTCTCGAAAGTGGGGATTCTGCACGGCTGGGAGAACTACTAAATGCCAACTTTGACCTCAGATGCAGCATTATGGAAGTCAGTAGTGCCAATAAACGTATGGTTGAGCTGGCACGCTCTGTAGGGGCAAGCGCCAAATTTACGGGATCAGGTGGCGCGATTATTGGCACATATAAAGATGAGAAAATGTATAAAAAACTTGCGGATGTATTTGAATCAGAACAAATCGCCGTATTAAAACCAGAAATTATTTCCTATAAAACTCAGAAAAAGTAA
- a CDS encoding ABC transporter ATP-binding protein — protein MVIFNDTELDNIIELRDIKQSYDEGKSYIIQDLNLLIENKPGQGEFVVILGMSGCGKSTLLRYIAGLQEPTEGTVKVNGKPVGPDNRVSMVFQQYSSLPWMSVLDNVSLGLRYKGVPKKERDEKAMEIIRSVGLLGHEKKYAQYPNLSGGQLQRVAIARSLLANPEILLMDEPFGALDVKTRLQMQDMLAKIWSEFHPTVVFITHDISEAVYLADDIYIMKSAPSHFVEHIHVDLPLDRDRSTKRNPLFTELVHHIEDKMIELGD, from the coding sequence ATGGTCATTTTTAACGATACAGAGCTGGATAATATCATTGAGCTCCGCGATATTAAACAGAGTTATGATGAAGGCAAATCCTATATTATTCAGGATTTAAATCTTCTGATTGAAAATAAACCCGGGCAGGGCGAATTTGTGGTAATACTGGGAATGTCAGGCTGTGGGAAATCAACACTTCTCCGCTATATCGCCGGCTTGCAGGAGCCTACCGAAGGCACAGTGAAAGTAAATGGAAAACCTGTCGGCCCCGACAACCGGGTAAGTATGGTTTTTCAGCAGTACTCTTCCCTACCCTGGATGAGCGTTCTGGATAATGTTTCCCTCGGGCTGCGCTATAAAGGTGTACCCAAAAAAGAGCGGGACGAAAAGGCGATGGAAATCATTCGCAGTGTAGGACTCCTCGGTCATGAAAAAAAATATGCCCAGTACCCCAATCTCTCCGGGGGGCAATTACAACGGGTAGCCATTGCGAGAAGTCTGCTGGCCAACCCGGAAATCCTGCTCATGGATGAGCCATTTGGCGCACTGGACGTCAAAACCCGCCTGCAAATGCAGGATATGCTTGCCAAAATCTGGTCAGAATTTCACCCTACGGTGGTTTTTATCACCCACGATATTTCGGAAGCCGTTTACCTTGCCGACGATATCTATATTATGAAGTCTGCCCCCTCTCATTTTGTCGAACATATCCATGTAGATCTTCCCCTTGACCGGGACCGGTCCACGAAACGAAACCCGTTGTTTACAGAGCTGGTTCATCACATTGAAGACAAAATGATTGAGCTTGGAGATTAA